TTTGGTCGATGTAAGCTTTCAACGTAGAGGGTATATTTAAGTTATACATCGGCACGCCAAAAACTAGGCGATCTGCGGCGAGAAGTTCATCAATCAGCGTATCGGATAGCTTAATGGCTGCTTGCAACTCTGGTGTATGTGTATCGGGTGATGAGAAAGCCGCAGCAATCCAAGGTTCATCTACGTGGGGAACAGGGTGATGACCTAAATCGCGGTAAGTTACATTATCACCGGAATGGGTATCTTTCCAAGATGTGATGAACTCATAAGAGAGAGCGCGGGAAATAGAGCGATCGCCACGGGGGCTAGAATCAATGTGGAGGATATTTGCCATAAACAAATTATTTACCGCTATATAAGTAACGTAATC
Above is a genomic segment from Nostoc sp. MS1 containing:
- a CDS encoding FMN-dependent NADH-azoreductase, translated to MANILHIDSSPRGDRSISRALSYEFITSWKDTHSGDNVTYRDLGHHPVPHVDEPWIAAAFSSPDTHTPELQAAIKLSDTLIDELLAADRLVFGVPMYNLNIPSTLKAYIDQIVRVGKTFAVSANGYQGLVDSSKKVLVITSRGGTYPPGTPYAAYDFQESYLRAILGFIGLTDVTFIHADSLNLGDDTREKSLAGAKDAIAQAVANW